The following proteins are encoded in a genomic region of Inquilinus sp. KBS0705:
- a CDS encoding 50S ribosomal protein L18: MKLSRRDRIKKGIRKRLSGSTARPRLSVYRSNKGIYAQIIDDVTGKTIVSASSLSKDFTANGTKSDQSVAVGKLVAEKAIAAGIKDVVFDRNGYLYHGRVKSLAEGAREGGLNF; the protein is encoded by the coding sequence ATGAAATTATCAAGAAGAGACAGAATTAAAAAAGGCATCAGAAAACGCCTTTCAGGTTCAACAGCCCGCCCACGTTTATCTGTATACAGAAGCAACAAAGGCATATACGCTCAGATCATTGACGATGTAACAGGAAAAACCATTGTATCTGCTTCATCTTTGTCAAAAGATTTTACAGCAAATGGTACAAAGTCTGACCAATCAGTAGCCGTAGGCAAACTGGTAGCCGAAAAAGCTATCGCCGCAGGTATTAAAGATGTGGTTTTTGACAGAAATGGTTACCTGTATCATGGCCGTGTTAAATCACTGGCTGAAGGTGCACGTGAAGGTGGTTTAAACTTTTAA
- a CDS encoding 50S ribosomal protein L6: protein MSRIGKAPIALTGGVTVTVSADNVVTVKGPKGELQQAVDRDIIIEQEGDQLLVKRPSDQKRHKALHGLYRSLINNMVVGVTTGYTIQQELVGVGYRATNTGNTLDLVLGFSHHYVFELPKEIKVTTTAEKGKNPTIILESNDKQLIGQVAAKIRSLRKPEPYKGKGIKFVGEVLRRKAGKSASKK, encoded by the coding sequence ATGTCAAGAATAGGAAAAGCACCTATAGCACTAACCGGCGGCGTAACTGTTACCGTATCTGCAGATAATGTAGTTACAGTAAAAGGCCCTAAAGGTGAATTGCAACAGGCCGTTGATAGAGATATCATCATCGAGCAAGAAGGCGACCAGTTATTGGTTAAACGCCCTTCTGACCAAAAACGTCACAAAGCGCTGCACGGTTTATACCGCTCACTTATAAACAACATGGTTGTTGGTGTAACTACAGGTTACACTATACAGCAAGAGTTAGTGGGTGTAGGTTACCGCGCAACCAATACAGGTAACACATTAGATTTAGTGTTGGGTTTTTCTCACCACTACGTATTTGAATTGCCAAAAGAAATTAAAGTTACAACTACTGCTGAGAAGGGTAAAAACCCAACCATCATCCTGGAATCAAACGACAAGCAATTGATCGGTCAGGTAGCGGCAAAAATACGCTCGTTACGTAAACCAGAGCCTTACAAAGGTAAAGGTATCAAGTTTGTTGGCGAAGTATTGAGAAGAAAAGCAGGTAAATCAGCATCTAAAAAATAA
- the rpsH gene encoding 30S ribosomal protein S8, with translation MNTDPIADYLTRVRNAIKANHRVVEIPASNLKKEITKVLFEKGYIANYKFEENGPQGSIKVALKYHPITKIPAIRSISRISKPGLRKYAGMDTMPRVLNGLGIAILSTSKGVMTDKEARQQNVGGEVLCYVY, from the coding sequence ATGAATACAGATCCAATCGCAGATTATCTTACAAGAGTAAGGAATGCTATTAAAGCCAACCATAGGGTTGTTGAAATTCCTGCATCAAATCTGAAAAAGGAAATCACAAAAGTGCTTTTCGAAAAAGGTTACATTGCTAATTACAAGTTTGAGGAAAACGGACCGCAAGGCAGCATCAAAGTTGCTTTAAAGTACCACCCAATAACTAAAATCCCTGCTATACGCAGCATTTCACGTATTAGTAAACCAGGTTTGAGGAAATACGCAGGTATGGACACCATGCCGCGTGTATTAAATGGTTTAGGTATCGCCATCCTGTCAACTTCTAAAGGTGTTATGACCGATAAAGAAGCTCGTCAGCAAAATGTTGGTGGTGAAGTTTTATGCTACGTTTATTAA
- the rpsN gene encoding 30S ribosomal protein S14, with protein sequence MAKEGVKAREVKRAKLVAKYAEKRAALKAAGDFVGLDKLPKASSPVKLHNRCKLTGRPRGYMRQFGISRVTFRDMALAGKIPGVKKASW encoded by the coding sequence ATGGCTAAAGAAGGCGTAAAGGCTCGTGAAGTAAAACGTGCCAAATTAGTAGCAAAATATGCTGAAAAAAGAGCAGCGTTAAAAGCAGCTGGCGATTTTGTAGGTTTAGATAAATTACCTAAAGCATCATCACCGGTAAAATTGCACAACCGTTGTAAATTAACCGGCCGCCCGCGTGGATACATGCGTCAGTTTGGTATATCACGTGTTACATTCCGTGATATGGCATTGGCTGGTAAAATACCGGGTGTTAAAAAAGCAAGCTGGTAA
- the rplE gene encoding 50S ribosomal protein L5, translated as MTYVPRLKSKYKDEIRTALKDKFQYKSVMQVPKLQKIAINQGVGGATTDKKLIENTITELTTITGQQAVSSKSKKDISNFKLRKNMPIGVRVTLRDNTMYEFLDRLIAVALPRIRDFKGINDKGFDGRGNYTLGITEQIIFPEINIDKINKIQGMDITFVTSATNDVEALELLKQFGLPFKNQTPTNNG; from the coding sequence ATGACTTACGTACCAAGATTAAAATCAAAATATAAGGACGAGATTCGCACTGCGTTGAAAGACAAGTTTCAATACAAAAGCGTAATGCAGGTTCCTAAATTGCAAAAAATTGCCATTAACCAAGGTGTTGGCGGTGCTACTACCGATAAAAAACTTATCGAGAACACCATCACCGAATTAACAACTATCACTGGTCAGCAAGCAGTTTCTTCAAAATCAAAAAAGGATATCTCGAACTTCAAATTGCGTAAAAATATGCCGATTGGTGTACGTGTTACCTTGCGCGATAATACAATGTATGAGTTTTTAGACCGTTTAATTGCTGTTGCCCTGCCACGTATACGTGATTTTAAAGGCATCAACGATAAAGGTTTTGACGGACGCGGAAACTATACATTAGGTATAACAGAGCAAATCATATTCCCTGAGATTAATATCGACAAGATCAATAAAATTCAGGGTATGGATATTACCTTTGTAACCTCGGCAACTAACGATGTTGAAGCATTGGAGTTACTGAAACAATTTGGATTACCTTTTAAAAATCAAACTCCAACTAACAATGGCTAA
- a CDS encoding 50S ribosomal protein L24, giving the protein MENKKNIKPAKLKIRKGDLVKVIAGDSKGSEGKIVEIIIDKNRAVVEGVNMISKHTKPNAANPNGGIVKQEAAIHISNLALVEPKTGKTTRVGRKLNDAGKLVRVSKKSGEEIK; this is encoded by the coding sequence ATGGAAAACAAGAAAAATATTAAACCAGCTAAATTAAAGATCCGTAAGGGTGATTTAGTAAAGGTGATAGCCGGCGACTCTAAAGGTTCTGAAGGCAAAATAGTTGAAATTATCATTGATAAAAATAGGGCAGTTGTTGAAGGTGTCAACATGATATCAAAACACACTAAGCCTAATGCAGCCAACCCTAACGGCGGTATTGTAAAGCAGGAAGCTGCTATACACATATCTAACCTGGCACTGGTTGAACCTAAAACAGGAAAAACAACCCGTGTTGGCCGTAAATTAAACGATGCCGGCAAATTGGTTAGAGTTTCAAAAAAATCAGGGGAGGAAATTAAGTAA
- the rplN gene encoding 50S ribosomal protein L14, with the protein MVQQESRLNVADNSGAKEVLVIRVLGGTGKRYASIGDKIVVTVKSALPSGNVKKGTVSKAVVVRTKKEIRRKDGSYIRFDDNAAVLLNNQDEPRGTRIFGPVARELREKQFMKIVSLAPEVL; encoded by the coding sequence ATGGTACAACAGGAATCAAGATTAAATGTAGCTGATAACAGCGGTGCTAAAGAAGTTTTAGTAATACGCGTATTAGGTGGTACCGGTAAAAGGTATGCTTCAATTGGCGATAAGATAGTTGTGACCGTAAAAAGCGCTTTGCCATCAGGTAACGTTAAAAAAGGTACTGTATCTAAAGCGGTAGTGGTTAGAACCAAGAAAGAGATTAGAAGGAAAGATGGTTCATATATCCGTTTTGACGATAACGCAGCGGTTTTGTTAAATAACCAGGATGAGCCAAGGGGCACACGTATTTTTGGCCCTGTTGCCAGAGAATTGCGTGAAAAACAATTTATGAAAATTGTATCATTAGCACCGGAGGTATTGTAA
- the rpsQ gene encoding 30S ribosomal protein S17 gives MERNLRKTRTGLVVSNKMEKSIVVAVERKVKHPIYGKFVKKTTKFMAHDEANTCGVGDTVLIMETRPLSKNKNWRLVQILERAK, from the coding sequence ATGGAAAGAAATTTAAGAAAAACACGTACCGGCCTGGTAGTTAGCAATAAGATGGAAAAATCTATTGTAGTAGCTGTAGAGCGGAAGGTGAAACACCCCATCTATGGTAAGTTTGTGAAAAAAACTACCAAATTTATGGCTCATGACGAAGCAAACACTTGTGGTGTTGGCGATACCGTATTGATTATGGAAACCCGCCCGTTGAGCAAAAACAAAAACTGGAGATTAGTTCAAATTTTAGAGAGGGCTAAATAA
- a CDS encoding 50S ribosomal protein L29, with product MKNSEIIELSTEELATRLSEEKATLTKLKFAHAVSAIENPTRITKVRKDVARLNTEITKRKAASASN from the coding sequence ATGAAGAACTCAGAAATTATAGAGCTATCAACTGAAGAGTTGGCAACAAGGCTCAGCGAGGAAAAAGCTACGTTAACAAAACTGAAATTTGCTCATGCGGTTTCGGCTATTGAAAACCCTACCCGTATTACAAAAGTACGTAAGGACGTTGCTCGTTTAAATACTGAAATAACAAAGCGCAAAGCGGCGTCAGCTTCGAATTAA
- the rplP gene encoding 50S ribosomal protein L16: MLQPKRTKFRKMQKGRMKGLATRGAELSFGSFGIKSLEAAWITSRQIEAARIAVTRFMKREGQVWIRIFPDKPVTKKPAEVRMGKGKGAPEYWVAVVRPGRMIFEAEGVPLEVAKEALRLAAQKLPVQTRFVTRRDYVEA, encoded by the coding sequence ATGCTACAGCCAAAAAGAACGAAGTTCAGAAAGATGCAAAAAGGCAGAATGAAGGGGTTAGCCACACGTGGCGCCGAGCTTTCATTCGGATCTTTCGGTATAAAATCACTCGAAGCAGCCTGGATTACCAGCCGCCAGATCGAGGCTGCACGTATTGCTGTAACACGTTTCATGAAACGTGAAGGCCAGGTGTGGATCAGGATATTCCCTGATAAGCCTGTAACCAAAAAACCTGCAGAGGTACGTATGGGTAAAGGTAAAGGTGCACCAGAGTACTGGGTTGCAGTTGTACGCCCCGGCAGAATGATATTTGAAGCAGAAGGTGTGCCTTTGGAAGTTGCAAAAGAGGCTTTACGCCTTGCAGCACAAAAGTTACCTGTGCAAACACGATTTGTAACACGTAGGGATTACGTAGAGGCATAA
- the rpsC gene encoding 30S ribosomal protein S3, whose product MGQKAHPIGNRLGIIRGWDSNWFGGNNYSDKLVEDEKIRKYLSARINKGGVSKVVIERTLKRITVTIHTARPGIVIGKGGAEVDKIKEELKKLTKKDVQINIFEIKRPELDAQLVAEGIAKQLEARISFRRAMKTTIASTMRMGAEGIKVMTSGRLGGAEMARTEQYKEGRIPLHTFRADIDYALAEALTTYGKIGVKVWICKGEVYGKRDLSPNIGGTSSASGKGGRPEGSAGFGGRDGARGGERGGERRGDRKPGQGGDRRGGQGGPGGNRPGGQGNRPGGQGGGNRPGGAGRR is encoded by the coding sequence ATGGGACAAAAAGCACATCCAATAGGTAACAGGTTAGGGATCATCCGCGGTTGGGATTCTAATTGGTTCGGTGGAAATAACTACTCCGACAAATTAGTTGAAGACGAAAAGATCCGCAAATACTTATCAGCCCGTATTAACAAAGGCGGTGTATCTAAAGTAGTAATTGAACGTACTTTAAAACGCATCACCGTAACTATACACACTGCCCGTCCGGGTATTGTTATAGGTAAAGGCGGCGCCGAGGTTGATAAGATCAAGGAAGAGTTAAAAAAATTAACAAAAAAAGATGTTCAGATCAACATCTTCGAGATAAAACGCCCTGAGCTTGATGCCCAGTTAGTTGCCGAAGGTATTGCTAAACAACTTGAAGCACGTATCTCTTTCCGTCGTGCCATGAAAACTACAATTGCTTCTACCATGAGAATGGGCGCCGAAGGAATTAAAGTGATGACATCAGGCCGTTTAGGTGGCGCTGAGATGGCACGTACAGAACAATATAAAGAAGGAAGAATTCCTTTGCACACTTTCCGTGCCGATATTGACTATGCTTTGGCAGAAGCCTTAACCACTTATGGTAAAATAGGTGTTAAAGTATGGATTTGTAAAGGTGAGGTTTACGGCAAACGCGATCTGTCTCCAAACATTGGTGGCACAAGCAGCGCAAGCGGTAAAGGTGGCCGTCCAGAAGGTTCAGCCGGTTTCGGTGGCCGTGATGGTGCAAGAGGTGGCGAACGTGGCGGCGAACGCCGTGGCGATCGTAAACCAGGCCAAGGCGGTGATCGCAGAGGCGGACAAGGTGGCCCTGGTGGCAACCGTCCGGGTGGGCAGGGTAACCGCCCAGGTGGCCAGGGTGGCGGCAATCGTCCAGGTGGTGCAGGAAGAAGATAA
- a CDS encoding 50S ribosomal protein L22, translating to MRQQKEAAKLVVGGSSVAKLQNCPTSPRKMRLVVDLIRGENVEKALYILKFTNKEAAIRVEKLLLSAIKNWEAKNEGKRVEESGLFVKEVSVGGGRQLKRLRPAPQGRGFRIRKRSNHVTLIVDSKNDNN from the coding sequence ATCAGGCAACAAAAAGAAGCGGCTAAACTCGTTGTGGGTGGCTCTTCGGTTGCTAAGTTACAGAACTGCCCAACCTCTCCGCGCAAAATGCGCTTAGTGGTTGACCTGATACGTGGTGAGAACGTTGAAAAAGCGTTGTACATCTTAAAATTTACAAATAAAGAAGCTGCAATACGTGTAGAGAAGCTTTTGTTATCAGCCATTAAAAACTGGGAAGCAAAAAACGAAGGAAAACGTGTTGAAGAAAGCGGCCTGTTTGTAAAAGAAGTTTCAGTAGGTGGCGGTCGTCAGTTAAAAAGGTTACGCCCGGCTCCGCAAGGAAGGGGTTTCCGTATACGCAAACGCTCTAACCATGTAACACTGATAGTGGATAGTAAAAACGATAACAACTAA
- the rpsS gene encoding 30S ribosomal protein S19, whose product MARSIKKGPYIDHNLERKVLTLNDSSKKSVVKTWSRRSMISPDFVGHTFAVHNGNKFIPVYVTENMVGHKLGEFAPTRTFRGHAEKKK is encoded by the coding sequence ATGGCACGTTCAATTAAAAAAGGACCTTACATAGATCATAACCTGGAAAGAAAAGTTCTGACCTTGAATGATTCAAGTAAAAAATCAGTTGTAAAAACATGGTCGCGCCGTAGCATGATCTCTCCTGATTTCGTTGGTCATACATTCGCAGTACACAACGGTAACAAGTTTATCCCTGTGTATGTAACAGAAAACATGGTTGGTCACAAGTTGGGAGAATTTGCTCCAACCCGCACATTCCGCGGTCACGCAGAAAAGAAAAAATAA
- the rplB gene encoding 50S ribosomal protein L2 has product MAVKRFRPVTPGTRFRIDVSNSDITTNVPEKSLVVSANTRSGGRNHSGKMTMRYLGGGHKQAYRLIDFKRNKFDIPAKVATIEYDPNRSARIALLHFVDGEKRYMIAPEGLTVGTVVVSGENVAPEVGNTMPLKNIPLGSIIHNIELNPGQGGIIARSAGTYAQLSARDGKYAIIKLPSGETRMILSTCLATIGTVSNGEKANAVLGKAGRNRWLGRRPRVRGVAMNPVDHPMGGGEGRASGGHPRSRKGLLAKGYKTRDKKKGSDRYIIERRKK; this is encoded by the coding sequence ATGGCAGTAAAAAGATTTAGACCGGTTACACCGGGTACTCGCTTCAGGATTGATGTATCTAACTCAGATATTACAACAAACGTTCCTGAAAAATCGTTGGTTGTATCAGCTAACACAAGATCTGGTGGTCGTAACCACAGCGGTAAAATGACTATGCGCTACCTGGGTGGTGGCCATAAGCAAGCATACAGGTTAATTGATTTTAAACGTAATAAATTTGACATCCCTGCAAAAGTTGCAACTATTGAGTACGATCCAAACAGATCGGCACGTATAGCCCTGTTACATTTTGTTGATGGTGAAAAACGATATATGATAGCTCCGGAAGGCTTAACAGTTGGGACGGTAGTTGTATCTGGCGAGAATGTTGCACCAGAGGTTGGTAATACCATGCCTTTAAAAAACATCCCGTTAGGTTCTATCATTCACAATATAGAGTTAAACCCTGGCCAGGGCGGTATTATTGCCCGTAGCGCCGGTACTTACGCTCAGTTATCAGCACGCGATGGTAAATATGCCATCATCAAATTGCCTTCAGGCGAAACACGTATGATACTGTCAACTTGTTTGGCAACTATTGGTACCGTTTCAAACGGAGAAAAAGCAAATGCAGTGTTGGGTAAAGCCGGCCGCAATCGCTGGTTAGGTCGCCGTCCGCGCGTTCGTGGTGTAGCCATGAACCCGGTAGATCACCCTATGGGTGGTGGTGAGGGTAGAGCCTCAGGTGGTCATCCACGTTCACGTAAAGGTTTATTAGCTAAAGGCTACAAAACCCGTGATAAGAAAAAAGGATCAGATCGTTACATCATTGAAAGAAGGAAGAAATAA
- a CDS encoding 50S ribosomal protein L23: protein MEILKKPLLTEKITQLTEKLNRYAFKVDHRANKIQIKGAIEAMYGVNVTAINTMKYVGKLKTRNTKAGAVSGRAATYKKAIVSLKDGEVIDFYSNI from the coding sequence ATGGAAATTTTAAAGAAACCCTTACTTACTGAAAAGATAACTCAATTAACCGAGAAGCTAAATCGTTATGCTTTTAAAGTTGATCACAGAGCCAACAAAATTCAGATAAAAGGCGCTATTGAGGCTATGTATGGTGTTAATGTTACAGCCATTAACACAATGAAATATGTAGGCAAGCTTAAAACACGCAACACAAAAGCGGGTGCAGTATCAGGCCGTGCCGCTACGTATAAAAAAGCCATCGTTAGTTTAAAGGATGGTGAAGTAATAGATTTTTACAGCAATATATAA
- the rplD gene encoding 50S ribosomal protein L4 gives MEVNVLNVSGKETGAKVQLPESVFGVEPNDHAIYLDVKQFLANQRQGTHKSKQRNEIAGSTRKLHKQKGTGGARAGSIKSPLFNGGGRVFGPQPRDYSFKLNKKLKSLARVSALSYKAQDNNILVLEDFNFDAIKTKTYIQMEAALNVTDVKTLVVLAGVENNNVYLSSRNLKKTKVISVEQLNTYDVLNAGKLILTTGAVKTLEEALAK, from the coding sequence ATGGAAGTTAACGTATTAAACGTATCAGGTAAAGAAACAGGTGCCAAGGTGCAGCTTCCTGAGTCCGTATTCGGTGTAGAGCCAAATGATCATGCAATTTACTTAGATGTAAAGCAGTTCTTAGCAAACCAGCGCCAGGGTACGCACAAATCAAAACAACGTAACGAAATTGCAGGTAGTACCCGCAAATTACATAAACAAAAAGGTACAGGCGGCGCCCGTGCAGGTAGCATCAAATCGCCATTATTTAATGGTGGTGGCCGTGTGTTTGGCCCGCAGCCGCGCGATTACAGCTTTAAGTTAAATAAAAAACTTAAATCATTGGCCCGCGTATCAGCCTTATCATACAAAGCACAGGATAACAATATCTTGGTTTTAGAGGATTTCAATTTTGATGCCATCAAAACCAAAACTTATATCCAAATGGAAGCTGCTCTTAATGTTACCGATGTAAAAACATTAGTAGTGTTAGCAGGAGTTGAAAATAACAATGTGTATTTATCAAGCAGGAACCTGAAAAAAACAAAAGTTATTTCGGTTGAGCAGCTAAACACTTATGATGTGTTAAACGCTGGTAAACTAATTTTAACTACAGGCGCTGTTAAAACTTTGGAGGAAGCATTAGCTAAGTAA
- a CDS encoding 50S ribosomal protein L3, with protein MSGIIGKKVGMTSIFDETGKNIPCTVIEAGPCVVTQIRSVDTDGYAAVQLAYGEKKEKNTSGPLKGHFQKAGTTPKRKLVEFKSFEDEKNLGDTVTVDIFAAGDYVDVVGTSKGKGFQGVVKRHGFGGVGMQTHGQHNRLRAPGSLGASSWPSRVFKGMRMAGQTGNVRVKVQNLEVVKVFSEQNLIVVKGSIPGAKGSFVIVDK; from the coding sequence ATGTCAGGAATAATTGGTAAAAAAGTAGGAATGACCAGCATTTTCGATGAAACAGGGAAAAACATTCCTTGTACAGTAATCGAAGCTGGCCCTTGCGTAGTAACTCAGATCAGGTCTGTTGATACAGACGGTTACGCTGCTGTTCAGTTAGCGTATGGCGAGAAGAAAGAGAAAAACACCTCTGGTCCGTTAAAAGGCCATTTCCAAAAAGCCGGTACAACTCCAAAACGTAAATTAGTTGAATTTAAATCCTTCGAGGACGAAAAAAACTTAGGTGACACTGTTACTGTAGATATTTTCGCAGCCGGAGATTACGTTGATGTAGTTGGTACTTCAAAAGGTAAAGGTTTTCAGGGTGTTGTTAAACGTCACGGTTTTGGTGGTGTGGGTATGCAAACTCACGGTCAGCACAATCGTTTACGTGCTCCGGGTTCATTAGGTGCGTCGTCATGGCCATCTCGTGTATTTAAAGGAATGCGTATGGCGGGGCAAACAGGTAACGTTCGTGTTAAAGTACAAAACCTTGAGGTTGTTAAAGTATTTAGCGAGCAAAACCTTATCGTAGTTAAGGGTTCCATACCAGGAGCTAAGGGATCATTCGTAATAGTGGATAAATAA
- a CDS encoding prephenate dehydrogenase yields MQIGFIGLGDMGRLYAKAFASAGYTVCGCDLPANRSRLEAEFDPLGIKLMDDGKDVSRVSDLIIYSVEADKLEQVVAQCGPATKYGAIVAGQTSVKHPEIAVFEKYLPADAQIITFHAMHGPGFQPKGQKLILIPHRHNGDSYKRMLDLFTAVETDIVEIADYHEHDKIVADTQAVTHVGFESMGTAWKSAGFFPWENASYIGGIDNVKILTTLRIFSYKAHVYAGLAILNPYARLQVKQYANSESELFKLMIKEEADAFRERLYRARDFVFHESRKPIMLNDSVMREFSLSQQAHQQKPNSHLSILSMVDAWYHLGVNPYDNLICQTPPFRLRLGIAEYLFKNDDLLQESIETALYDKTIRGDDLEFHSAVREWSAIIGYGDMEGYKKHFNEVQAFFKGRLEEGNKQSAELIRRLMEG; encoded by the coding sequence ATGCAGATAGGTTTTATAGGATTAGGCGATATGGGCCGGTTATATGCCAAAGCTTTCGCAAGCGCAGGCTATACAGTATGTGGCTGCGATTTGCCGGCTAACCGAAGCAGGCTGGAGGCCGAGTTTGATCCGCTTGGTATTAAGCTGATGGATGATGGTAAGGATGTATCGCGTGTAAGCGACCTGATCATTTACTCAGTAGAGGCAGATAAGTTAGAGCAGGTGGTTGCACAGTGCGGTCCGGCAACCAAGTATGGCGCAATTGTAGCCGGCCAAACATCTGTTAAACACCCCGAGATAGCTGTGTTCGAAAAATACCTGCCCGCCGATGCGCAGATCATTACCTTCCACGCCATGCATGGGCCGGGCTTTCAACCTAAGGGGCAAAAGCTGATACTGATACCCCACCGTCATAACGGGGATTCCTACAAGCGGATGCTCGATCTTTTTACCGCCGTAGAAACCGATATCGTAGAGATAGCCGACTACCACGAACACGATAAAATTGTAGCCGACACACAAGCCGTAACTCATGTTGGATTTGAAAGTATGGGCACCGCGTGGAAATCGGCAGGGTTTTTCCCTTGGGAAAACGCATCTTATATAGGTGGTATTGATAACGTGAAGATTTTAACCACGCTACGTATATTTAGCTATAAGGCCCACGTATACGCCGGCCTGGCCATATTAAACCCTTATGCGCGCCTACAGGTAAAGCAGTATGCCAATTCCGAATCGGAGTTGTTTAAGTTGATGATAAAAGAGGAGGCCGACGCTTTCAGAGAGCGTCTATATCGCGCCCGCGATTTTGTGTTCCACGAAAGCCGCAAGCCTATTATGCTAAATGATAGCGTGATGCGGGAATTTTCGCTATCGCAGCAAGCGCACCAACAAAAGCCAAACTCGCATCTGAGTATATTAAGTATGGTTGATGCCTGGTACCACTTAGGCGTAAACCCATATGATAACCTGATATGCCAAACGCCGCCCTTTCGCTTAAGATTAGGCATTGCCGAGTACTTGTTTAAAAACGATGACCTGTTACAAGAATCGATAGAAACAGCGCTGTACGATAAAACTATACGCGGCGACGACCTGGAGTTTCACTCGGCAGTAAGAGAATGGTCGGCCATTATAGGCTACGGCGATATGGAGGGCTACAAAAAGCATTTTAACGAGGTACAGGCCTTTTTTAAAGGCCGACTGGAAGAAGGTAACAAGCAAAGCGCCGAGTTGATTAGGCGGCTCATGGAGGGGTAG